From the Streptomyces sp. NBC_00376 genome, one window contains:
- a CDS encoding sensor histidine kinase yields the protein MTIPRALRRRVVRVRRDTGFLAAGIPLHLALVPLWSWMASVAKYRAWPWLPLPFVLILLGVLALTAVQRRRYRVLLGVEILRLPAAREQGWLRRALRWLSVAQTWRQAGYHLLVGPLLAVVELGVLAAWVAGLAGVTVNGWAWMLPVQVRLDYVDYATQAVYYTAAGVLLLCAAPWLTGPVTRAETRIALALLGTSRSQQLQQRVEHLSESRTDLIDAVDTERRRIERDLHDGTQQRLVSLAVNLGLAKATLTNLPDEARTVIDEAHREAKEAIAELNDLVRGLHPAVLEDRGLDAALSGLAARVPIPVRLRVDLEERAAPTVESVAYFVVSEALTNVTKHARATRVDVTVKQIGRMLRVNITDDGIGGADTSTGSGLSGLAKRVGSVDGTFHISSPVGGLTTIAVELPCEP from the coding sequence ATGACGATTCCCCGGGCGCTGCGGCGCAGAGTTGTTCGGGTCCGGCGGGACACCGGTTTCTTGGCGGCCGGGATTCCGCTGCACCTTGCGCTGGTGCCGTTGTGGAGCTGGATGGCGAGTGTCGCGAAGTACAGGGCGTGGCCGTGGCTCCCGCTCCCGTTTGTGCTGATCTTGCTCGGTGTGCTTGCGCTCACCGCTGTGCAGCGACGCCGTTACCGGGTGCTGCTGGGAGTGGAGATCCTCCGGCTGCCGGCCGCGCGCGAGCAAGGGTGGCTGAGGCGCGCTCTGCGGTGGCTATCCGTGGCCCAGACCTGGCGGCAGGCCGGATACCACCTGCTTGTCGGTCCGCTCCTGGCTGTGGTGGAGCTGGGGGTGCTCGCTGCGTGGGTCGCGGGCCTTGCTGGCGTCACCGTCAACGGGTGGGCCTGGATGTTGCCGGTGCAGGTTCGCCTGGACTATGTCGACTACGCGACCCAAGCGGTGTACTACACCGCGGCCGGCGTGCTGCTGCTGTGCGCCGCACCCTGGCTGACCGGGCCGGTGACCCGCGCCGAGACCCGGATCGCGCTCGCGCTGCTCGGGACCAGCCGCTCCCAGCAGCTTCAGCAGCGTGTCGAGCACCTATCCGAGAGCCGCACCGACCTGATCGACGCCGTCGATACCGAACGCCGCCGCATCGAACGCGACCTGCACGACGGCACCCAGCAGCGCCTAGTCTCCCTCGCGGTCAACCTGGGCCTGGCCAAGGCCACCCTCACCAACCTGCCGGACGAGGCCCGCACCGTGATCGACGAGGCGCACCGCGAGGCGAAGGAGGCCATCGCCGAACTCAACGACCTGGTGCGCGGCCTGCACCCGGCCGTCCTCGAAGACCGCGGGCTGGACGCGGCGCTGTCCGGGCTGGCCGCCCGGGTACCGATCCCGGTACGGCTGCGAGTCGACCTCGAGGAGCGAGCGGCGCCCACCGTGGAGTCGGTCGCCTACTTCGTGGTCTCCGAGGCGCTCACCAACGTCACCAAGCACGCCCGCGCCACCCGCGTGGACGTCACTGTCAAACAGATCGGGAGAATGCTGCGTGTGAACATCACCGACGACGGGATCGGCGGCGCCGACACCTCCACCGGCAGCGGACTGAGCGGGCTGGCCAAACGGGTCGGTTCCGTTGACGGCACCTTCCACATCAGCAGCCCGGTCGGGGGCCTGACCACCATCGCCGTGGAGCTGCCATGCGAGCCGTGA